The following proteins come from a genomic window of Oncorhynchus clarkii lewisi isolate Uvic-CL-2024 chromosome 23, UVic_Ocla_1.0, whole genome shotgun sequence:
- the LOC139381545 gene encoding acylphosphatase-2-like isoform X2, giving the protein MLCLFACALVRACLSSGVCFRMYTEKEGLRLGLCGWVKNTNKGTVVGQVQGPADMICEMKVWLCKEGSPSCSITRASFSNERSIDKVELFGFKTRF; this is encoded by the exons ATGCTGTGTCTGTTTGCCTGTGCGTTGGTGCGCGCCTGCCTGTCCAGTG GGGTCTGTTTCAGAATG TACACAGAAAAGGAGGGTCTGAGACTGGGTCTGTGTGGCTGGGTAAAGAACACCAACAAGGGCACTGTGGTCGGCCAGGTTCAGGGGCCTGCAGACATGATCTGTGAGAT GAAGGTGTGGCTGTGTAAGGAGGGGAGTCCCAGCTGTTCCATCACCCGAGCCTCGTTCTCCAATGAGAGATCCATTGACAAGGTGGAGCTCTTTGGCTTCAAGACACGCTTCTGA
- the LOC139381545 gene encoding acylphosphatase-2-like isoform X1, producing MSNDAAGAKLCSVDFEIFGHVQGVCFRMYTEKEGLRLGLCGWVKNTNKGTVVGQVQGPADMICEMKVWLCKEGSPSCSITRASFSNERSIDKVELFGFKTRF from the exons ATGTCCAATGACGCAGCTGGTGCAAAATTGTGTTCTGTAGATTTTGAGATTTTTGGCCATGTCCAAG GGGTCTGTTTCAGAATG TACACAGAAAAGGAGGGTCTGAGACTGGGTCTGTGTGGCTGGGTAAAGAACACCAACAAGGGCACTGTGGTCGGCCAGGTTCAGGGGCCTGCAGACATGATCTGTGAGAT GAAGGTGTGGCTGTGTAAGGAGGGGAGTCCCAGCTGTTCCATCACCCGAGCCTCGTTCTCCAATGAGAGATCCATTGACAAGGTGGAGCTCTTTGGCTTCAAGACACGCTTCTGA
- the LOC139381543 gene encoding forkhead box protein G1-like, producing MQCPDPIASYLFLFKHKAQYFFLSVSGMEDQKEPPMVHRSTSFSIKSLLLPSKCDKQDSVLPEKNTGSSGSDSEKSLDPDMESAPLDREKQKEEDEGTLRATEPSKNGKYDKPPFSYNALIMMAIRQSAEKRLTLNGIYEFIMKNFPYYREHKQGWQNSIRHNLSLNKCFVKVPRHYDDPGKGNYWMLDPSSDDVFIGGTTGKLRRRSATSRGKLAMKRGMRFSPLGLGINDRANNPLYWQISPFLSLHHPHYNGSSAGFLNQGHAYGSLLPGVDQLSNGDLTRHLSGSVGALGLSNSYGVSTSSLLSGQSGYFVSGSQHQPPHLQQSAQGYGVPTSSPQTLLSDSLRTSLQSFSPGVSSGFPGMLSHQKRVTPNAFLN from the coding sequence ATGCAATGCCCTGATCCAATTGCGTCTTACCTTTTCCTTTTTAAACACAAAGcccaatatttttttttgtcagtGTCCGGCATGGAAGATCAGAAAGAACCGCCGATGGTGCACCGATCTACTTCATTTAGTATCAAGAGTCTGCTGCTTCCCTCAAAATGTGACAAACAGGACTCGGTGCTCCCGGAAAAAAACACGGGTTCTTCCGGGTCTGATTCGGAAAAATCACTGGATCCTGATATGGAATCTGCACCTTTGGACCGGGAGAAACAAAAGGAGGAAGATGAGGGTACCTTGCGGGCGACAGAGCCTAGCAAAAATGGGAAATATGATAAACCGCCATTCAGCTACAACGCCTTGATTATGATGGCTATCAGACAGAGTGCAGAGAAGAGACTGACTCTAAACGGTATCTATGAGTTTATTATGAAGAACTTTCCATATTACCGAGAGCACAAGCAAGGCTGGCAAAACTCTATCCGACACAACCTGAGCCTCAataagtgttttgtgaaagtgcCAAGGCATTACGACGACCCGGGCAAAGGGAACTACTGGATGTTGGACCCTTCGAGCGATGATGTATTTATTGGTGGAACTACGGGGAAACTTCGGAGACGTTCTGCTACCTCCAGGGGCAAGTTGGCGATGAAACGTGGAATGCGCTTCTCGCCTCTTGGTTTGGGAATAAACGACAGGGCAAACAACCCTCTGTATTGGCAAATCTCGCCGTTTTTATCATTGCACCATCCCCATTACAATGGATCATCAGCAGGATTTCTGAACCAAGGGCACGCGTATGGGTCCCTACTCCCCGGGGTGGACCAGCTGAGTAATGGGGACCTTACGCGCCATCTAAGTGGATCTGTCGGTGCTCTGGGCTTGTCAAACAGTTACGGTGTAAGCACGTCTAGTCTATTATCCGGACAGAGTGGCTACTTTGTCTCAGGGAGTCAGCATCAGCCGCCGCATCTCCAGCAGAGCGCGCAAGGCTACGGTGTACCCACGAGCTCCCCACAAACACTGCTCTCGGACTCACTTCGAACGTCCCTACAGTCTTTTTCACCGGGAGTTTCTAGCGGGTTTCCAGGAATGTTGTCACATCAAAAGAGGGTCACTCCAAATGCTTTCTTAAATTGA